The following coding sequences lie in one Anomalospiza imberbis isolate Cuckoo-Finch-1a 21T00152 chromosome 17, ASM3175350v1, whole genome shotgun sequence genomic window:
- the KCNG1 gene encoding potassium voltage-gated channel subfamily G member 1 isoform X2, producing MQLCFESFLLCNHGFFFFNRYVPFLVWFINPASEKEGSVAQQVALAGGVSLGCTSKGRHLQKQRRDAKLSSKMTLMPGENSDYDYSALSCTSDASFNHTFFPESETLKGVFYQRARLIHPQEDLLKGFHPDDRKRHIIINVGGIKYLLPWTTLDEFPLTRLGQLKFCTNFDDILNICDDYDVTCNEFFFDRNPGAFRTILTFLRVGKLRLLREMCALSFQEELLYWGIEEDNLDWCCKRRYLQKMEELTEINEREDDLLENETTGETVEETKIGLCMKKLQDMVERPQSGLPGKVFACLSVLFVTITAVNLSISTMPDLREEEEKGECSQMCYNIFIVESVCVAWFSLEFLLRFIQARSKFAFLRRPLTLIDIIAILPYYITLLVDTGSEGSKKPSSGNIYLDKVGLVLRILRALRILYVMRLARHSLGLQTLGLTARRCTREFGLLLLFLCVAIALFAPLLYVIENEMADSQEFTSIPACYWWAVITMTTVGYGDMVPRSIPGQVVALSSILSGILLMAFPVTSIFHTFSRSYLELKQEQERIMYRRAQFLLKAKSQMSNESQGSEVLFTTLSSEARDNE from the exons ATGCAGCTGTGCTTTGAGTCCTTTCTTTTGTGTAATCATGGGTTTTTCTTCTTCAATAGGTATGTACCATTCCTGGTGTGGTTTATAAACCCAGCTTCTGAAAAGGAGGGCTCTGTGGCTCAGCAAGTGGCCCTAGCAGGGGGTGTATCCCTGGGGTGCACATCCAAGGGGAG ACACTTGCAGAAGCAGCGAAGGGATGCAAAGCTGTCTTCCAAGATGACTCTTATGCCTGGAGAAAATTCCGACTATGACTATAGTGCCCTGAGCTGTACTTCAGATGCTTCCTTCAACCACACATTCTTTCCAGAATCTGAAACCCTCAAGGGAGTGTTTTACCAAAGAGCCAGGCTAATCCACCCTCAGGAGGATCTCCTCAAAGGCTTCCACCCCGACGACCGCAAACGTCACATAATTATCAACGTGGGGGGCATCAAGTACTTGCTCCCCTGGACCACGCTCGATGAGTTCCCCCTGACACGTCTGGGACAACTCAAGTTCTGTACCAATTTTGACGACATTCTGAACATCTGTGACGATTATGATGTGACGTGCAATGAATTCTTCTTCGACCGCAACCCGGGGGCGTTCAGGACAATCCTGACCTTCCTGCGGGTTGGCAAACTCCGGCTCCTGCGGGAGATGTGTGCGCTGTCCttccaggaggagctgctctaCTGGGGCATTGAGGAAGACAACTTGGACTGGTGTTGTAAAAGGAGATACCTGCAAAAAATGGAGGAGCTCACAGAGATTAATGAACGGGAGGATGACCTCCTAGAAAATGAAACAACAGGTGAAACAGTAGAGGAGACAAAAATTGGTTTGTGCATGAAAAAGTTGCAAGACATGGTGGAAAGGCCCCAGTCTGGCCTTCCTGGAAAGGTGTTTGCGtgtttgtctgttttgtttgtAACTATTACAGCAGTGAACTTATCCATCAGCACCATGCCTGAcctgagggaggaggaggaaaag GGTGAGTGTTCCCAGATGTGCTACAATATTTTCATTGTGGAGTCTGTGTGTGTGGCATGGTTCTCCCTGGAGTTCCTGCTCAGATTCATCCAGGCCAGGAGCAAGTTCGCGTTCCTGCGGAGGCCCCTGACGCTGATAGACATAATCGCCATCCTGCCCTACTACATCACCCTGCTGGTGGACACGGGCTCCGAGGGCTCCAAGAAGCCCAGCTCGGGCAACATCTACCTGGACAAGGTGGGGCTGGTGCTGCGGATCCTGCGGGCGCTGCGCATCCTCTACGTGATGCGGCTGGCGCGGCACTCGCTGGGGCTGCAGACGCTGGGGCTGACGGCGCGCCGCTGCACCCGCGAGTtcgggctgctgctgctcttcctgtGCGTGGCCATCGCGCTCTTCGCGCCCCTGCTCTACGTCATCGAGAACGAGATGGCCGACTCGCAGGAGTTCACCAGCATCCCCGCCTGCTACTGGTGGGCCGTCATCACCATGACCACCGTGGGCTACGGGGACATggtgcccaggagcatccccgggCAGGTGGTGGCCCTGAGCAGCATCCTGAGCGGCATCCTCCTCATGGCGTTCCCGGTCACCTCCATCTTCCACACCTTCTCGCGCTCCTACCTGGAGCtgaagcaggagcaggagaggaTCATGTACAGGAGAGCACAGTTCTTACTGAAAGCCAAGTCTCAGATGAGCAATGAGTCACAAGGCAGCGAGGTTTTGTTCACCACTCTCTCTTCCGAGGCTAGGGACAACGAATGA
- the KCNG1 gene encoding potassium voltage-gated channel subfamily G member 1 isoform X3: MTLMPGENSDYDYSALSCTSDASFNHTFFPESETLKGVFYQRARLIHPQEDLLKGFHPDDRKRHIIINVGGIKYLLPWTTLDEFPLTRLGQLKFCTNFDDILNICDDYDVTCNEFFFDRNPGAFRTILTFLRVGKLRLLREMCALSFQEELLYWGIEEDNLDWCCKRRYLQKMEELTEINEREDDLLENETTGETVEETKIGLCMKKLQDMVERPQSGLPGKVFACLSVLFVTITAVNLSISTMPDLREEEEKGECSQMCYNIFIVESVCVAWFSLEFLLRFIQARSKFAFLRRPLTLIDIIAILPYYITLLVDTGSEGSKKPSSGNIYLDKVGLVLRILRALRILYVMRLARHSLGLQTLGLTARRCTREFGLLLLFLCVAIALFAPLLYVIENEMADSQEFTSIPACYWWAVITMTTVGYGDMVPRSIPGQVVALSSILSGILLMAFPVTSIFHTFSRSYLELKQEQERIMYRRAQFLLKAKSQMSNESQGSEVLFTTLSSEARDNE, encoded by the exons ATGACTCTTATGCCTGGAGAAAATTCCGACTATGACTATAGTGCCCTGAGCTGTACTTCAGATGCTTCCTTCAACCACACATTCTTTCCAGAATCTGAAACCCTCAAGGGAGTGTTTTACCAAAGAGCCAGGCTAATCCACCCTCAGGAGGATCTCCTCAAAGGCTTCCACCCCGACGACCGCAAACGTCACATAATTATCAACGTGGGGGGCATCAAGTACTTGCTCCCCTGGACCACGCTCGATGAGTTCCCCCTGACACGTCTGGGACAACTCAAGTTCTGTACCAATTTTGACGACATTCTGAACATCTGTGACGATTATGATGTGACGTGCAATGAATTCTTCTTCGACCGCAACCCGGGGGCGTTCAGGACAATCCTGACCTTCCTGCGGGTTGGCAAACTCCGGCTCCTGCGGGAGATGTGTGCGCTGTCCttccaggaggagctgctctaCTGGGGCATTGAGGAAGACAACTTGGACTGGTGTTGTAAAAGGAGATACCTGCAAAAAATGGAGGAGCTCACAGAGATTAATGAACGGGAGGATGACCTCCTAGAAAATGAAACAACAGGTGAAACAGTAGAGGAGACAAAAATTGGTTTGTGCATGAAAAAGTTGCAAGACATGGTGGAAAGGCCCCAGTCTGGCCTTCCTGGAAAGGTGTTTGCGtgtttgtctgttttgtttgtAACTATTACAGCAGTGAACTTATCCATCAGCACCATGCCTGAcctgagggaggaggaggaaaag GGTGAGTGTTCCCAGATGTGCTACAATATTTTCATTGTGGAGTCTGTGTGTGTGGCATGGTTCTCCCTGGAGTTCCTGCTCAGATTCATCCAGGCCAGGAGCAAGTTCGCGTTCCTGCGGAGGCCCCTGACGCTGATAGACATAATCGCCATCCTGCCCTACTACATCACCCTGCTGGTGGACACGGGCTCCGAGGGCTCCAAGAAGCCCAGCTCGGGCAACATCTACCTGGACAAGGTGGGGCTGGTGCTGCGGATCCTGCGGGCGCTGCGCATCCTCTACGTGATGCGGCTGGCGCGGCACTCGCTGGGGCTGCAGACGCTGGGGCTGACGGCGCGCCGCTGCACCCGCGAGTtcgggctgctgctgctcttcctgtGCGTGGCCATCGCGCTCTTCGCGCCCCTGCTCTACGTCATCGAGAACGAGATGGCCGACTCGCAGGAGTTCACCAGCATCCCCGCCTGCTACTGGTGGGCCGTCATCACCATGACCACCGTGGGCTACGGGGACATggtgcccaggagcatccccgggCAGGTGGTGGCCCTGAGCAGCATCCTGAGCGGCATCCTCCTCATGGCGTTCCCGGTCACCTCCATCTTCCACACCTTCTCGCGCTCCTACCTGGAGCtgaagcaggagcaggagaggaTCATGTACAGGAGAGCACAGTTCTTACTGAAAGCCAAGTCTCAGATGAGCAATGAGTCACAAGGCAGCGAGGTTTTGTTCACCACTCTCTCTTCCGAGGCTAGGGACAACGAATGA
- the KCNG1 gene encoding potassium voltage-gated channel subfamily G member 1 isoform X1, translating to MQLCFESFLLCNHGFFFFNRYVPFLVWFINPASEKEGSVAQQVALAGGVSLGCTSKGRRHLQKQRRDAKLSSKMTLMPGENSDYDYSALSCTSDASFNHTFFPESETLKGVFYQRARLIHPQEDLLKGFHPDDRKRHIIINVGGIKYLLPWTTLDEFPLTRLGQLKFCTNFDDILNICDDYDVTCNEFFFDRNPGAFRTILTFLRVGKLRLLREMCALSFQEELLYWGIEEDNLDWCCKRRYLQKMEELTEINEREDDLLENETTGETVEETKIGLCMKKLQDMVERPQSGLPGKVFACLSVLFVTITAVNLSISTMPDLREEEEKGECSQMCYNIFIVESVCVAWFSLEFLLRFIQARSKFAFLRRPLTLIDIIAILPYYITLLVDTGSEGSKKPSSGNIYLDKVGLVLRILRALRILYVMRLARHSLGLQTLGLTARRCTREFGLLLLFLCVAIALFAPLLYVIENEMADSQEFTSIPACYWWAVITMTTVGYGDMVPRSIPGQVVALSSILSGILLMAFPVTSIFHTFSRSYLELKQEQERIMYRRAQFLLKAKSQMSNESQGSEVLFTTLSSEARDNE from the exons ATGCAGCTGTGCTTTGAGTCCTTTCTTTTGTGTAATCATGGGTTTTTCTTCTTCAATAGGTATGTACCATTCCTGGTGTGGTTTATAAACCCAGCTTCTGAAAAGGAGGGCTCTGTGGCTCAGCAAGTGGCCCTAGCAGGGGGTGTATCCCTGGGGTGCACATCCAAGGGGAG AAGACACTTGCAGAAGCAGCGAAGGGATGCAAAGCTGTCTTCCAAGATGACTCTTATGCCTGGAGAAAATTCCGACTATGACTATAGTGCCCTGAGCTGTACTTCAGATGCTTCCTTCAACCACACATTCTTTCCAGAATCTGAAACCCTCAAGGGAGTGTTTTACCAAAGAGCCAGGCTAATCCACCCTCAGGAGGATCTCCTCAAAGGCTTCCACCCCGACGACCGCAAACGTCACATAATTATCAACGTGGGGGGCATCAAGTACTTGCTCCCCTGGACCACGCTCGATGAGTTCCCCCTGACACGTCTGGGACAACTCAAGTTCTGTACCAATTTTGACGACATTCTGAACATCTGTGACGATTATGATGTGACGTGCAATGAATTCTTCTTCGACCGCAACCCGGGGGCGTTCAGGACAATCCTGACCTTCCTGCGGGTTGGCAAACTCCGGCTCCTGCGGGAGATGTGTGCGCTGTCCttccaggaggagctgctctaCTGGGGCATTGAGGAAGACAACTTGGACTGGTGTTGTAAAAGGAGATACCTGCAAAAAATGGAGGAGCTCACAGAGATTAATGAACGGGAGGATGACCTCCTAGAAAATGAAACAACAGGTGAAACAGTAGAGGAGACAAAAATTGGTTTGTGCATGAAAAAGTTGCAAGACATGGTGGAAAGGCCCCAGTCTGGCCTTCCTGGAAAGGTGTTTGCGtgtttgtctgttttgtttgtAACTATTACAGCAGTGAACTTATCCATCAGCACCATGCCTGAcctgagggaggaggaggaaaag GGTGAGTGTTCCCAGATGTGCTACAATATTTTCATTGTGGAGTCTGTGTGTGTGGCATGGTTCTCCCTGGAGTTCCTGCTCAGATTCATCCAGGCCAGGAGCAAGTTCGCGTTCCTGCGGAGGCCCCTGACGCTGATAGACATAATCGCCATCCTGCCCTACTACATCACCCTGCTGGTGGACACGGGCTCCGAGGGCTCCAAGAAGCCCAGCTCGGGCAACATCTACCTGGACAAGGTGGGGCTGGTGCTGCGGATCCTGCGGGCGCTGCGCATCCTCTACGTGATGCGGCTGGCGCGGCACTCGCTGGGGCTGCAGACGCTGGGGCTGACGGCGCGCCGCTGCACCCGCGAGTtcgggctgctgctgctcttcctgtGCGTGGCCATCGCGCTCTTCGCGCCCCTGCTCTACGTCATCGAGAACGAGATGGCCGACTCGCAGGAGTTCACCAGCATCCCCGCCTGCTACTGGTGGGCCGTCATCACCATGACCACCGTGGGCTACGGGGACATggtgcccaggagcatccccgggCAGGTGGTGGCCCTGAGCAGCATCCTGAGCGGCATCCTCCTCATGGCGTTCCCGGTCACCTCCATCTTCCACACCTTCTCGCGCTCCTACCTGGAGCtgaagcaggagcaggagaggaTCATGTACAGGAGAGCACAGTTCTTACTGAAAGCCAAGTCTCAGATGAGCAATGAGTCACAAGGCAGCGAGGTTTTGTTCACCACTCTCTCTTCCGAGGCTAGGGACAACGAATGA